The following coding sequences are from one Rhineura floridana isolate rRhiFlo1 chromosome 2, rRhiFlo1.hap2, whole genome shotgun sequence window:
- the LOC133376376 gene encoding metaxin-2 isoform X3 — MGNSRNESLSKGETSQSCAAYLQMCNLPVHVICRANAEYMSPSGKVPFIHVGNQVVSELGPIVQFVKAKGHSLSDGLDEVQKAEMKAYMELVNNMLLTAELHLQWCDDATVQEITHPRYGSPYPWPLNHILAYQKQWEIQRKMKAIGWGSKSLDQVLEDVDQCCQALSQRLGTQQYFFNKKPTELDALVFGHLFTILTTQLISDELSEKVKGYSNLIAFCRRIEQHYFEGLDKDSPASVPSPTLRRALMS; from the exons GCCTATTTGCAAATGTGCAATCTGCCAGTCCATGTGATTTGTAGGGCAAATGCGGAATATATGTCCCCATCTG GGAAAGTGCCCTTTATTCATGTAGGAAATCAAGTTGTTTCTGAACTTGGCCCCATTGTCCAGTTTGTTAAAGCCAAG GGCCATTCACTTAGCGATGGGTTGGATGAAGTCCAAAAAGCTGAGATGAAAGCCTACATGGAATTAGTCAATAATATGCTTCTGACAGCAGAG CTGCATCTTCAGTGGTGTGATGATGCTACAGTCCAGGAG atTACTCACCCAAGATATGGATCTCCTTATCCTTGGCCTCTGAATCATATTTTGGCCTATCAGAAGCAATGGGAAATCCAACGTAAAATGAAAGCTATTGGGTGGGGCAGCAAGTCCCTTGACCAG GTGCTAGAAGATGTAGATCAGTGTTGCCAAGCCCTTTCTCAAAGGCTTGGGACACAACAGTATTTCTTCAATAAGAA GCCAACTGAATTAGATGCTTTGGTATTTGGGCATCTGTTCACAATCCTTACTACCCAGCTGATCAGTGATGAATTATCTGAGAAAGTAAAAGGCTACAGTAACCTCATTGCATTTTGCAGAAGAATAGAGCAGCACTACTTTGAGGGCCTTGATAAAGACAGCCCAGCAAGTGTTCCATCCCCAACGTTAAGACGAGCATTGATGAGCTGA